The following proteins are co-located in the Onychomys torridus chromosome 6, mOncTor1.1, whole genome shotgun sequence genome:
- the Adam15 gene encoding disintegrin and metalloproteinase domain-containing protein 15 isoform X5, with the protein MRLALLWALGLLGAGSPRPSPPLPNIGGTGEQQQAKPGRALSGSLERQAVQDLPPVSLAELLQTGLPEALRVKLELDGESHVLELLQNRDRVPGRPTLVWYQPDGTRVVSEGHSLENCCYRGDVQDHPGSWVSLCACSGIRGLVVLSPERSYALELGPGDLQGPLIVSRTQDLLLPAHTCAPSWHTPVPTQAGPDLLLGQHHIHRLKRDVVTETKTVELVIVVDNTEVRKYPDFQQLLNRTLEVALLLDTFFQPLKVRVALVGLEAWTQGDLIEMSPNPAVLLDSFLHWRRTDLLPRLPHDSAQLLTGTSFSGPMVGMAIQNSICSPDFSGGVNMDHSTSILGAASSIAHELGHSLGLDHDSPGSSCPCPGPAPAKSCIMEASTDFLPGLNFSNCSRQALEKALLDGMGSCLFERLPSLAPMASSLCGNMFVDPGEQCDCGFPDECTDPCCDYFTCQLRPGAQCASAGPCCQNCKLHPAGWQCRPRRDDCDLPEFCPGDSSQCPPDLRLGDGEPCAGGQAVCMHGRCASYAQQCRSLWGPGAQPAAPLCLQTANTRGNAFGSCGRSPNGSYVPCTPRDAICGQLQCQWGRNQPLLGSVQDLLSEVLEANGMQLNCSWVHLDLGNDVAQPLLALPGTACGPGLVCIDHRCQPVDLLGAQECRSKCHGHGVCDSSRHCQCEEGWASPDCSTQLRATSSLTTGLLLSLLLLVVLVLLGASYWHRARLHQRLCQLKGSSCQYRAAQPNPPEWPGPPQRAQQMPGAKQASAVILPVPPSRPLPPNPVPKKLQFSSPLPPSGVLH; encoded by the exons ATGCGGCTGGCGCTGCTCTGGGCCCTGGGACTCCTGGGCGCGGGCAGCCCTCGGCCCTCCCCGCCGCTCCCAAACATAG GAGGCACTGGAGAGCAGCAGCAAGCCAAACCAGGGAGGGCCCTGAGTGGATCCTTGGAGAGACAGGCCGTTCAGGACCTACCCCCAGTCAGCCTAGCAGAATTGCTCCAG ACTGGTCTACCTGAAGCCCTGAGGGTCAAATTGGAGCTGGACGGTGAAAGCCATGTCCTGGAGCTTCTACAGAACAG AGATCGAGTCCCTGGCCGCCCAACTCTGGTGTGGTACCAGCCTGATGGTACCCGAGTGGTCAGTGAGGGGCACAGTCTG GAAAATTGCTGCTACCGAGGAGATGTGCAGGACCACCCGGGCTCCTGGGTCTCCCTCTGTGCCTGCTCCGGGATCAG ggggctggtggtcctgtcCCCAGAGAGAAGCTATGCCCTGGAGCTGGGGCCTGGAGACCTTCAGGGTCCTCTCATTGTGTCTCGGACCCAAGACCTCCTCCTGCCAGCCCACACCTGTGCCCCAAGCTGGCATACACCTGTGCCCACTCAAGCTGGACCAGACCTTCTTCTGGGACAGCACCACATTCACAGG CTGAAGCGGGATGTTGTAACAGAGACCAAAACTGTTGAGCTGGTGATTGTGGTTGACAACACGGAG GTCAGAAAGTACCCCGACTTCCAACAGCTGCTGAACCGAACACTGGAAGTGGCCCTCCTGCTAGACACG TTTTTCCAGCCCTTGAAGGTCCGGGTAGCCCTTGTGGGCCTAGAGGCATGGACCCAGGGTGACCTGATAGAGATGAGTCCCAACCCAGCTGTCCTGCTGGACAGCTTCCTCCACTGGCGCCGGACAGACCTGCTGCCTCGGCTGCCCCACGACAGCGCCCAGCTGCTGAC TGGTACTTCTTTCTCTGGGCCCATGGTGGGCATGGCCATTCAGAACTCCATCTGTTCCCCCGACTTCTCAGGAGGTGTGAATATG GACCACTCCACAAGCATCTTAGGAGCGGCCTCCTCAATCGCCCATGAGTTGGGCCACAGCCTGGGTCTAGACCATGATTCACCTGGGAGCAGTTGTCCCTGTCCAGGTCCAGCCCCAGCCAAGAGCTGCATCATGGAAGCCTCCACAGA CTTCCTACCAGGTCTGAACTTCAGCAACTGCAGCCGGCAGGCCCTGGAAAAAGCCCTCCTCGATGGGATGGGCAGCTGCCTCTTTGAACGGCTGCCCAGCCTGGCCCCTATGGCCTCCTCTTTGTGTGGAAATATGTTTGTGGACCCTGGCGAGCAATGTGACTGTGGCTTCCCAGAT GAATGCACCGATCCTTGCTGTGATTACTTTACCTGCCAACTACGGCCAGGAGCACAGTGTGCATCTGCTGGACCCTGTTGTCAGAACTGCAAG TTGCACCCAGCTGGTTGGCAGTGCCGCCCTCGCAGAGACGATTGTGATTTGCCTGAGTTCTGCCCAGGAGATAGTTCCCAGTGCCCCCCTGACCTCAGGCTGGGGGATGGTGAACCCTGTGCTGGTGGACAGGCTGTGTGTATGCACGGGCGCTGTGCCTCCTATGCCCAGCAGTGCCGGTCACTTTGGGGACCTGGGGCCCAGCCTGCTGCACCACTTTGCCTCCAAACAGCCAACACTCGGGGTAATGCCTTTGGGAGCTGTGGGCGCAGCCCCAATGGCAGCTACGTGCCCTGCACTCCTAG AGATGCCATTTGTGGACAGCTTCAGTGCCAGTGGGGGAGGAACCAGCCTCTGCTGGGCTCAGTCCAAGATCTGCTCTCAGAGGTCCTGGAAGCCAATGGGATGCAGTTGAACTGCAGCTGGGTACACCTGGACCTGGGCAATGATGTGGCTCAgcccctcctggctctgcctggcaCGGCCTGTGGCCCTGGCCTG GTGTGCATTGACCATCGGTGCCAGCCCGTGGATCTCCTGGGAGCACAGGAGTGTCGGAGCAAATGCCATGGCCATGGG GTCTGTGACAGCAGCAGGCACTGCCAGTGTGAGGAGGGCTGGGCATCTCCTGACTGCAGCACTCAGCTCAGAG CAACCAGCTCCCTGACCACGGGCCTGCTCCTCAGCCTCCTGTTGTTGGTGGTCTTAGTCCTCCTTGGTGCCAGCTACTGGCACCGAGCCCGCCTGCATCAGCGACTCTGCCAGCTCAAGGGATCCAGCTGCCAATACAG GGCAGCCCAACCAAACCCTCCTGAATGGCCAGGACCTCCACAGCGGGCACAGCAGATGCCAGGCGCCAAG CAAGCTAGTGCGGTCATCTTGCCGGTGCCCCCCTCCAGGCCGCTGCCACCTAACCCTGTGCCCAAGAAACTCCAG TTCTCATCCCCGCTTCCCCCCAGTGGTGTTCTTCATTAG